The window GGACGAGGGCAACATCGCCATCGTCGCCGGGTTCCAGGGCGTGAGCCAGGACAAGAAGGACATCACCACGCTGGGACGCGGCGGGTCCGACACGACCGCGGTGGCCCTTGCCGCCGCCCTCGACGCCGAGGTCTGCGAGATCTACACGGACGTCGACGGTGTGTTCACCGCCGACCCGCGCGTGGTGAAGAAGGCCCGGAAGATCGACTGGATCTCCTCCGAGGACATGCTGGAGCTCGCCGCCTCCGGCTCCAAGGTGCTGCTGCACCGCTGCGTCGAGTACGCACGCCGTTACAACATCCCGATCCACGTCCGCTCGTCCTTCTCCGGACTGCCGGGCACCTGGGTCAGCAACGAGAATCCGCAAGGGGACGCGCAGGTGGAGCACGCCATCATCTCCGGAGTCGCGCACGACATCTCCGAAGCCAAGATCACGGTCGTCGGCGTCCCGGACAAGCCGGGCGAGGCCGCGGTCATCTTCCGCGCCATCGCGGACGCCCAGATCAACATCGACATGATCGTGCAGAACGTCTCGGCGGCCTCCACGGGCCTCACCGACATCTCCTTCACCCTCCCCAAGACCGAGGGCCACAAGGCCATCGAGGCCCTGGAGAAGGCGAAGACCGCGATCGGCTTCGACTCGCTGCGCTACGACGACCAGATCGGCAAGATCTCCCTGGTCGGCGCCGGGATGAAGACCAACCCGGGCGTCACCGCCTCGTTCTTCCAGGCGCTGTCCGACGCGGGCGTCAACATCGAGCTGATCTCGACCTCCGAGATCCGCATCTCGGTCGTGACCCGCCAGGACGACGTCAACGAGGCCGTGCGCGCCGTACACAGCGCCTTCGGGCTCGACTCCGACAGCGACGAGGCCGTCGTCTACGGAGGCACCGGCCGCTGATGGCCAGGACTGTGGGACCCGGGACCGTGCGACCCGGGTCCGTAGGGCCGACGCTCGCGGTCGTGGGAGCGACCGGGGCCGTCGGCACTGTCATGCTCCAGATCCTGTCCCAGCACGCGGACATCTGGGGCGAGATCCGCCTCATCGCCTCCCCGCGCTCGGCCGGCCGCAAGCTGGCCGTGCGCGGCGAGCAGGTCGAGGTGGTGGCCCTGACGGAGGAGGCCTTCGACGGGGTCGACGTCGCCATGTTCGACGTACCCGACGAGGTCGCCGAGCGCTGGGCGCCGCTGGCCGCGTCCAAGGGCGCGATCGTCGTGGACAACTCCGGCGCCTTCCGGATGGATCCCGAGGTGCCGCTGGTGGTGCCCGAGGTCAATCCGCACGCCGCCCGGGTCCGGCCGCGCGGAATCGTCGCGAACCCCAACTGCACGACCCTGTCCATGATCGTGGCCCTGGGCGCGCTGCACGCCGAGTTCGGTCTGCGCGAGCTGGTGGTCTCCTCGTACCAGGCGGTGAGCGGGGCCGGGCGCCGCGGTGTCGACACCCTGCGCCAGCAGCTGTCGCTCGTCGCCGGTACGGAACTGGGGACGACCCCCGGTGACGTACGCAGGGCGGTGGGGGACAACACGGGCCCCTTCCCGGAGCCGGTGGCGCTCAACGTGGTGCCGTGGGCCGGGACCGTGCGGGAGGACGGCTGGTCCTCGGAGGAGATGAAGGTGCGGGACGAGTCCCGCAAGATCCTCGGACTGCCGAACCTGCCCGTCGCCGTCACCTGCGTACGGGTGCCGGTGGTCACCACGCACTCGCTGACCGTCCATGCCCGCTTCCAGGGCGAGGTGACGGTGGACCGGGCGAGGGAGATCCTCGCCACAGCGCCCGGTGTCGTGCTCTTCGACAATCCGGCGGCGGGGGAGTTCCCGACGCCGGTCGACGTGGTGGGCACGGACCCCACATGGGTGGGACGGGTGCGGCGGGCGCTCGACGATCCGACGGCGCTGGAGCTCTTCGTCTGCGGGGACAATCTGCGCAAGGGGGCCGCGCTGAACACGGCCCAGATCGCCGAGCTGGTGGCTGCCGAGCTGAGTGGAAGGTGACTCGGGTGCGGCTGCCGCTGTGCCGTCGTACGCGCTTCCGTGCCACGTCACAGCGGCGCGAACGGCTCCTGGCCGGAAATTTTCTGGTCGAAAGTTGAATCGTTTGTAGGATCTGTGTGACTTTCATGGTCGGATGATGGTCCGGACCACTTGAATCGAGGCTTCCGACGATCGAGGCTTCTGGCGTTCGAAGATTTTCCTCCCCGTTCTCCGCAACCGCGCGGAGGGCGGGGAGCGTCTTTGCGGTCGCCCTTCAGGGGCGTCCGGACGCCACGTTCATATGGGGCATAGGGGATGAGCTTTTACGTATGAGGGCATTTGACGCACTGTCTGGCGTGCAGCCTGAGCCTGACGCAAAAGTGATGCCTGTCGCGTACAACCCCAATGGGGGGACGCGTGTCCAACTGGCGTGGCTGAGGTACTCGAATTCACTGCGGCGGCGCGGGGCACGACCCTGCGCCCGCCCCGCCGACCCCGCATGTCCGGCGCGTCCGGCGGCGGCATGCCGGTGATCGCCCCCATGCCCGCAGCGCGGCCGACCCGCATACCGAACCAGCGCGAGGGCGCTGACGAAGCCCTGGCGGCCGGCACCACCGTCGACCATCTCACCGAGACCTATCGCGCCCACTACAGATCGCTCCTCGGTCTCGCGGCGCTGCTCCTCGACGACACCGCCTCCTGCGAGGACGTCGTCCAGGAGGCCTTCATCCGGGTGCACTCGGCGCGCAAGCGTGTGCGTGACCAGGAGAAGACGCTCGCCTATCTGCGGCAGACCGTCGTCAACCTCTCGCGCTCGG is drawn from Streptomyces liliifuscus and contains these coding sequences:
- a CDS encoding aspartate kinase is translated as MGLVVQKYGGSSVADAEGIKRVAKRIVDAKKNGHQVVVVVSAMGDTTDELIDLAEQVSPIPAGREFDMLLTAGERISMALLAMAIKNLGHEAQSFTGSQAGVITDSVHNKARIIDVTPGRIRTALDEGNIAIVAGFQGVSQDKKDITTLGRGGSDTTAVALAAALDAEVCEIYTDVDGVFTADPRVVKKARKIDWISSEDMLELAASGSKVLLHRCVEYARRYNIPIHVRSSFSGLPGTWVSNENPQGDAQVEHAIISGVAHDISEAKITVVGVPDKPGEAAVIFRAIADAQINIDMIVQNVSAASTGLTDISFTLPKTEGHKAIEALEKAKTAIGFDSLRYDDQIGKISLVGAGMKTNPGVTASFFQALSDAGVNIELISTSEIRISVVTRQDDVNEAVRAVHSAFGLDSDSDEAVVYGGTGR
- a CDS encoding aspartate-semialdehyde dehydrogenase, producing MARTVGPGTVRPGSVGPTLAVVGATGAVGTVMLQILSQHADIWGEIRLIASPRSAGRKLAVRGEQVEVVALTEEAFDGVDVAMFDVPDEVAERWAPLAASKGAIVVDNSGAFRMDPEVPLVVPEVNPHAARVRPRGIVANPNCTTLSMIVALGALHAEFGLRELVVSSYQAVSGAGRRGVDTLRQQLSLVAGTELGTTPGDVRRAVGDNTGPFPEPVALNVVPWAGTVREDGWSSEEMKVRDESRKILGLPNLPVAVTCVRVPVVTTHSLTVHARFQGEVTVDRAREILATAPGVVLFDNPAAGEFPTPVDVVGTDPTWVGRVRRALDDPTALELFVCGDNLRKGAALNTAQIAELVAAELSGR
- a CDS encoding SigE family RNA polymerase sigma factor is translated as MAEVLEFTAAARGTTLRPPRRPRMSGASGGGMPVIAPMPAARPTRIPNQREGADEALAAGTTVDHLTETYRAHYRSLLGLAALLLDDTASCEDVVQEAFIRVHSARKRVRDQEKTLAYLRQTVVNLSRSALRRRILGLKLLSKPMPDMASAEEGAYDLLERDALIKAMKGLQRRQREVLVLRYFADMTEAQVAETLGISLGSVKAYGSRGIAALRVAMEAPA